The Apis mellifera strain DH4 linkage group LG8, Amel_HAv3.1, whole genome shotgun sequence genome contains a region encoding:
- the LOC409243 gene encoding A-kinase anchor protein 9 isoform X4 codes for MSKAIEDDERRRRSLEAGREILEKYKAEKASKVQGTSYNQMDEISDEESFRNDKSIGHRESYVHEGVSSRDVTQSSVSMSEGEADGDLEGLAGRVAQLEELLQGKEAIVEALNAEIDHLRAEASSPNSSQSQNSSIPSRDVIPLYHTKLQEFEKAVNQRDNLIEELMWSLQQAISARDNFASQLNALNAMEIPCKDNTSSMNNKSLQEKIDTLEKTLNDQRSMIQKLNSQLAQNLEHVQTLEMERETRVAEINDYKLQINNLNEQIRVSAADKNLNITETLEQQKQYEARVDKIKQDMQHILKKFTTETNINTTRHQQELKDLATKHEKEIINIQDKYEEEIKQLKEENKILADRLNKELPDLDTRHAKELSIFQTQLTHYKKTVEALKLELMNRSESQQIAQTELNEYKSKFNEFKVQSERARHILNLENQKEKEMLSEQIKLHKLQLEEITSKYIAVTAILESKESIERSLEQALSNAAMLKEENESLKFKLDDLSSRYSAAQSLIENSQTHEKTLSNRIYDLEKSLSRLSGINMSTLSELNETTYQTFDEVAVQYQLTKQKLEEKAELEKLLIQRIEGLEEDIRKSKEELEQTDLIKKSYEKQLKDMKNVCDKYKSELISLKKNELDDQSSLLLEEELKLSNQNMKDTVNDLLHKIEEDQQEIKKFKIILEQKETEFAECIKKMYDLTDKLKKSEQEREQLKNGLATAWAQCAEVEEKLNQTLALNDSKLDISVPSSSYNSALMKQYKLDRIVDDSVSMMHDQSLDKNKTLSEKNENLDSSNKRVSLQGKLTFVLEENERLRKELEHLNQQTDYEEIKSKLKYYISLSENLTTEKEQKMEENRVLKKKLDNLYLLKESINQLRSEKETLRKEIETLIHVHDEQINAIKTETTSEIRKVQSLMLGLKEGTTELNDLKIELEKRHAKEMEELRMYFEQKCLLMEKQYSEEIFSQQSKKMSDNDSEIADITEDLYFGGAGDCLNVSNISEHNSRLGSPIGDEQSKYSSKNFNTYNKSELEYEIKTLQQELQNKIIEGQEMKLNYEKALEDQKNIYEKELYNNKERKHGFLRNMVNQHCQTEWDAGALENGELTQLRAAYNHQLEEQVALAKLDIINALQEQIQVLLTIESDVEDNWPIELLELRDKLTGNAKKEMQLLKNTHIEEVQHLKEEHSRTVTKMIDCHREELNKIKSEYLQNYCGDRSLLIDNKIFEERNNLTKTCTTLKTLIEELIKYFIVCEEEINNTLFTEITKKQLSDSVNNEKTMQFDETEGLKCNELKMSSKKDSLNLSEMIVRKVHFAPKTTEIVSIINSNVETLPTILEEDDNITEKLKQELNNCILRLKSESAEILNTSSIEGKLSSKDTFWLNKMNEELNLKLHHAETLIMGYQEEIDHQKMTIFDLQRKLVNAENKKETITEGYGENYDVGIDTTLQDFSQLQEKVRHVLSNGGGDCTELLQLIDELSRQSDKLMEEAKKEKEDLQQQQVPLEPTPTPYIHRVCHRKIEAADKQLKATRKFLDEQASEREAERDEAAKQIHILQEQLKEREREKERDQRITSEQSTLSPEATSDIPTLQASDIDATVEVLESQMREMSSLMSDTEAKKNETESELKAAIDKIWVLREIITDLEQQLQIKTEKEESLQLQINQLETVIAAQTKNQHELVQELDAVKMGSESKQLNEHIIHLQEELRKHKLSSEQFNVNSAALKQMKTELRDMQNQLDKRIKELESAHMCSSNLSLSQPSEDVSIRDQIDATRCPTPDDPTAPPMLPLDQLLKLKEKMLKHARAEEVAFKRIKDLELQVTALRNQNEELQAEQEILQQTASEQLFQIQSMRGRLEQHKQSAPFAQRQATSRLELQLHEANTKFQSLERTIADKDLELKDMKNQLDRINQLLQEKQAEIANVVQVESVTIQKLKEHLEVVEEEKKILQAKVGVQEHAQLELPKLIDSMLADKNEEIDHLKEQLSKKEKQLEMYSSLNLDETQLRELARQTEAKNSARTLSDILSIHSECEETAEAIRGINTTQNLPNVSTFKVPFTLKNIDDSIVPLMDSAKMIHPQVPPLDLGSQSLSATSSQQSGMLDLLHSGLELKTSSSENNLSNDKTDHVTQSRQERQKSPEKHIDEKNDSNKSCVTSIKYTQTSINETLNEMEKLENQLQIMKEELNTKSAILNKKENDLITLQKHYDELQTEFKEVIETLSRDKYFYQNQYELSRVSENKIKKDLQEIENVLKLKDEEIQDHKNKMQMNERIIMELNSENIKLKKNIEEKEQELEQTRKYTTLLHEKIKEVQNFRDIILDKDITIETIQTRNIEIENENKQLYEFKTKYQSIKQELLECQTEIQRLTEGLNNRDQIIRRLEEMARRTSVSETSSPSNEKDQEIHHLQEYLKEKDKMIRQMNDDGKNLHKALEIIQNKMKESGNVVELRKKLKDEKKLTAELRDMVDKMSKELSDLKLIAQRSQDDTDIEDMVQRELNLSVHLDKQIMNAIESDTKTHKTECEKQHNSAPYQDMELKLKLIQANKINEELKKLKDDLEIEREMLKCQIAEYENRIFQLKSDLTEESKKVVKLDDELSSEKKLMRMLKIEIEKEHRTMQIEHIRNSELIDFLQNKQKNSLDNEAKLKNELNLLRQEYKNLEMQLSLMKEHVQSQKADDLPKLTDLLENERKKYLLLMENFEKEEKNNVELKDTLKKLQIEKNRIEKQLEVEEEKKENLISNLILIEGTKDHLQTDLRRTKEELKAKEEECEWLQKRIKTMSDAETRRQERSTSEHNDLKASRREINNAREMDLEADMKQLKRELTESLEREVKLTETMETLKERESDLIKKLTTAKDEEKNLKDVITELQQDIKTYTIRELELTKELKNRFSNENVPAKFLQKIEDLTNINEKYLTEKTILQEKLMKAREEKEQLNQRIKLLESQVKRSKVPQDLNTREHTEKLQHFYGKFLRADSRRKALAYQKRYLLSIVGGYQLSEENTLSVLAQLTKVQRSYAVIGRNKKSPKVRFRSAVLVVISICRMKWLIVRWNTGKRIGVKTLLWNIDQSFLPIQKTAMNHSPPVRDKNTSNGDGGFDGFTLEQYYQRLKNIQQKLGLAMAETGNLQIIPE; via the exons atgagtAAAGCAATAGAAGATGATGAGCGCAGAAGACGCTCTTTGGAGGCGGGTAGAGAAATA ttggaaaaatataaggcAGAAAAGGCTAGCAAAGTTCAAGGTACAAGTTATAATCAAATGGATGAAATATCTGACGAAGAATCTTTCCGAAATGACAAATCTATTGGACATAGGGAATCTTac gTACATGAAGGAGTTTCTTCAAGAGATGTGACACAAAGCAGTGTCAGTATGAGTGAAGGAGAAGCAGATGGAGATTTAGAAGGTCTTGCAGGAAGAGTGGCtcaattagaagaattattacaaGGAAAAGAAGCCATAGTGGAAGCTTTAAATGCAGAAATAGATCATTTGAGAGCAGAAGCATCATCTCCAAATTCTTCTCAAAGCCAGAATAGTAGTATACCTAGCAGAGATGTTATACCTTTGTATCATACaaaa TTACAAGAGTTTGAAAAAGCAGTGAATCAAAGAGATAACCTAATAGAAGAATTAATGTGGTCTTTACAACAAGCAATATCTGCAAGAGATAATTTTGCTAGTCAATTGAATGCTTTGAATGCAATGGAGATACCTTGTAAGGATAATACTAGttctatgaataataaaagctTACAAGAAAAG attgatACTTTAGAAAAAACTCTAAATGATCAAAGATCAATGATACAGAAATTAAATAGTCAATTGGCTCAAAACTTAGAGCATGTACAAACTCTTGAAATGGAGAGAGAAACTAGAGTTgcagaaataaatgattataagttacaaattaataatttaaatgaacaaattCGTGTAAGTGCtgctgataaaaatttaaacatcacTGAGACTTTAGAGCAACAGAAACAATATGAAGCACGCGTAGACAAAATAAAGCAAGATATgcaacatatattaaaaaaatttacaactgaaacaaatataaatactacaCGTCATCAGCAGGAATTGAAAGATCTAGCTACTAAACatgaaaaggaaataataaatattcaagataagtatgaagaagaaataaaacaattgaaggaagagaataaaattctagCTGATCGTTTAAATAAGGAGCTGCCAGATTTGGATACTAGACATGCCAAAgaactttctatttttcaaacacAGTTAactcattataaaaaaactgtAGAAGCTTTGAAACTTGAATTAATGAATCGCTCAGAATCTCAACAAATTGCCCAAACtgaattaaacgaatataaatcgAAGTTTAATGAGTTTAAAGTACAGTCAGAAAGAGCTAGACATATTCTAAATctagaaaatcaaaaagaaaaagagatgttAAGTGAACAGATTAAGTTACATAAACTTCAATTAGAAGAGATTACTTCAAAATACATTGCAGTAACTGCAATTCTTGAATCAAAAGAAAGTATTGAACGTTCTTTGGAACAGGCTTTATCAAATGCTGCTatgttaaaagaagaaaatgaaagtttaaaatttaagctTGATGATCTCTCATCAAGATACTCAGCAGCACAATCATTAATAGAAAACAGCCAAACTCATGAAAAAACTTTGAGTAATAGGATATatgatttagaaaaatcattatctAGACTTAGTGGTATAAATATGAGTACTTTGAGTGAATTAAATGAAACCACGTATCAGACTTTTGATGAAGTGGCAGTTCAATATCAGttaacaaaacaaaaactCGAGGAGAAAGcagaattagaaaaacttcTAATTCAGAGAATTGAAGGTCTTGAAGAGGATATTCGCAAGTCAAAAGAGGAATTGGAGCAAAcagatttaattaagaaatcatatgaaaaacaacttaaagatatgaaaaatgtatGCGACAAATATAAATCCGAACTGATTTCCTTGAAAAAGAATGAGCTAGATGATCAGAGTTCCTTACTATTAGAAGAGGAATTGAAGTTATCTAATCAGAATATGAAAGATACtgttaatgatttattacataaaattgaaGAGGATCAACAAgagattaagaaatttaagataatccttgaacaaaaagaaacagaatttGCAGAGTgtataaagaaaatgtatGATTTAacagataaattgaaaaaatctgAACAAGAACGtgaacaattgaaaaatggaTTGGCCACAGCATGGGCTCAATGTGCAGAGGTAGAGGAGAAATTGAATCAAACCTTAGCTTTAAATGACAGTAAATTAGATATCTCTGTGCCATCATCCAGTTACAATAGTGCCTTGATGAagcaatataaattagatagaatTGTTGATGATTCTGTTAGTATGATGCATGATCAaagtttagataaaaataaaactttatccgaaaaaaatgaaaatcttgaTAGTAGTAATAAAAGAGTATCATTACAAGGAAAATTAACATTTGtattagaagaaaatgaacGATTACGAAAAGAATTAGAACATTTAAACCAACAAACAGActatgaagaaattaaaagcaaattgaaatattatattagtctCTCAGAAAATCTTACCACAGAAAAGGAacaaaaaatggaagaaaatagagttttgaaaaaaaaattagacaatctatatttattaaaagaatctaTAAATCAGTTAAGATCAGAAAAGGAAACTTTACGCaaagaaattgaaacattAATTCACGTTCATGATGAGCAAATAAATGCTATAAAAACTGAAACTACATCTGAAATTAGAAAAGTACAATCATTGATGTTAGGTTTAAAAGAAGGCACAACAGAACTAAATGATCTTAAAATCGAATTGGAAAAGCGACACGCAAAAGAGATGGAAGAATTGCGTATGTATTTCgaacaaaaatgtttattaatggaaaaacaatattctgaagaaatatttagtcagcaatcaaaaaaaatgtcaGATAATGACAGTGAAATTGCTGATATAACtgaagatttatatttcgGAGGTGCAGGCGATTGTTTGAATGTTTCTAATATATCCGAACATAATTCAAGACTTGGTTCTCCAATTGGAGATGAACAATCTAAATATtctagtaaaaattttaatacttacaATAAATCTGAActagaatatgaaataaaaactttacaaCAAGAATtgcaaaacaaaataatagagggacaagaaatgaaattaaattatgaaaaagctTTGGAAGaccagaaaaatatatatgaaaaagaactatacaataataaagaaaggaaacatggatttttaagaaatatggtGAATCAG CATTGTCAAACAGAATGGGATGCGGGTGCATTGGAAAACGGTGAATTAACGCAACTGCGAGCAGCCTACAACCATCAATTGGAAGAACAAGTTGCGCTAGCTAAATTGGATATTATTAATGCACTTCAAGAACAAATTCAG GTACTTTTAACGATCGAGTCGGACGTAGAAGACAATTGGCCAATAGAATTGCTAGAATTGCGAGATAAACTAACTGGtaatgcaaaaaaagaaatgcaacTGCTCAAAAATACACATATTGAAGAGGTGCAACATTTAAAAGAAGAGCATTCTCGAACTGTGACTAAGATGATTGATTGTCATCGAGAAgaacttaataaaattaaatcagaaTATCTCCAAAATTATTGTGGTGATAGAAGTTTGTTAAtagataataagatttttgaaGAAAG aaataatttaactaaaaCATGCACCACTCTTAAAActttaattgaagaattgataaaatactttattgtttgtgaagaagaaattaataacacTCTTTTTACTGAAATTACTAAAAAGCAATTATCTGATAgtgttaataatgaaaaaaccaTGCAATTTGATGAAACTGAAGGATTGAAatgtaatgaattaaaaatgagtTCAAAAAAGGATTCATTGAATTTATCTGAGATGATTGTCCGAAAGGTGCATTTTGCTCCAAAAACTACAGAAatagtttcaataataaacAGCAATGTTGAAACTTTACCAACTATTCTAGAAGAAGATGATAATataacagaaaaattaaaacaagaatTAAACAATTGCATACTTCGTTTGAAGTCTGAGAGTGCTGAAATTCTTAATACTTCATCAATTGAAGGAAAATTATCTTCGAAAGATACTTTTTggttgaataaaatgaatgaagaattaaatttgaaacttcATCATGCTGAAACTTTAATTATGGGTTACCAAGAAGAAATTGATCATCAGAAAATGACTATTTTCGATCTCCAAAGAAAGTTGGTTAATgcagagaataaaaaagaaacaatcacAGAAGGTTATGGGGAAAATTATGATGTGGGTATTGATACTACATTACAAGACTTTTCACAATTACAAGAGAAAg tcaGACATGTATTATCAAATGGAGGAGGAGATTGTACAGAATTGTTACAATTGATAGATGAATTGTCTAGACAGAGTGATAAATTGATGGAAGaagctaaaaaagaaaaggaagactTACAACAACAg CAGGTGCCTTTAGAACCTACTCCTACCCCATACATTCACAGGGTTTGCCACCGAAAG ATCGAGGCAGcagataaacaattaaaagcaACCCGTAAATTTTTGGATGAACAAGCAAGTGAAAGAGAAGCAGAGAGAGATGAAGCTGCAAAACAAATACATATTCTGCAGGAACAACTTAAAGAGCgtgaacgagagaaagaaagagatcaaCGTATCACATCTGAA CAGTCCACATTATCACCTGAAGCAACATCAGACATCCCTACGCTTCAAGCATCTGACATCGATGCAACT GTAGAAGTTCTGGAATCTCAAATGAGAGAGATGTCCTCTCTTATGTCTGATacagaagcaaaaaaaaatgaaaccgAGAGTGAACTCAAAGCAGCTATTGACAAAATCTGGGTACTTAGAGAGATTATCACAGACTTAGAACAACAGTTACAAATTAAAACtgagaaagaagaatctttGCAATTACAAATCAATCAATTAGAAACTGTGATTGCTGCACAGACTAAAAATCAGCATGAATTAGTTCAAGAATTGGATGCTGTTAAAATGGGTAGTGAAAGCAAACAACTGAATGAACACATTATTCATTTAcag GAGGAATTaagaaaacataaattaaGTTCTGAACAATTCAACGTAAATTCTGCTGCATTGAAACAAATGAAAACGGAACTTCGTGATATGCAAAATCAAttagataaaagaattaaagaattagaatCTGCACACATGTGCAGTTCCAATTTAAGTTTAAGCCAACCAAGTGAAGATGTGTCTATCAGAGATCAAATAGATGCTACACGGTGTCCTACACCAGATGATCCCACTGCTCCACCTATGTTACCTCTTGACCaacttttaaaacttaaagagaaaatgttaaaacatGCTAGAGCCGAAGAAGTAGCTTTCAAAAGAATCAAAGACTTAGAATTGCAAGTGACAGCACTTAGAAATCAAAatgaa gaaTTACAAGCAGAACAAGAAATTCTTCAACAAACAGCTTCTGAACAATTATTCCAAATACAATCAATGCGTGGTAGATTGGAACAGCATAAGCAAAGTGCTCCATTTGCTCAAAGACAAGCAACATCTCGCTTAGAATTACAACTTCATGAAgctaatacaaaatttcaatctttggAACGAACCATTGCTGATAAAGATTtagaa ttAAAGGATATGAAGAATCAATTAGATAGAATTAACCAATTATTACAAGAGAAACAAGCAGAGATTGCAAATGTGGTACAAGTAGAAAGTGTTACAATTCAAAAGTTGAAAGAACATCTGGAAGtagtagaagaagaaaaaaaaattctccag gcaAAAGTTGGCGTTCAAGAACATGCTCAATTGGAATTaccaaaattaatagatagtaTGTTAGCAGATAAAAACGAGGAAATAGATCATTTGAAAGAACAAttatccaaaaaagaaaaacaacttGAAATGTATTCTTCGCTAAATCTAGATGAAACGCAATTAAGAGAGTTAGCACGTCAAACAGAGGCAAAGAATAGTGCACGTACATTAAgcgatatattatcaattcattCGGAATGTGAAGAGACTGCAGAAGCTATTAGAGGAATTAATACAACTCAAAACTTACCTAATGTATCTACTTTTAAAGTTCCATTTactcttaaaaatatagacgATTCAATTGTGCCTTTGATGGACAGTGCTAAAATGATTCATCCTCAAGTTCCTCCTTTGGATCTTGGTTCTCAGAGCTTATCTGCAACTTCTAGTCAACAATCTGGAATGTTAGATTTGTTACACAGTGGTCTAGAATTAAAGACTTCCTCATcagaaaataatctttccaATGACAAAACTGATCATGTTACTCAGTCAAGACAAGAAAGACAGAAATCTCCAGAAAAACATATTGATGAGAAAAATGATAGTAATAAATCTTGTGTtacatcaataaaatatactcaAACATCTATTAATGAAACTTTAAATGAAATGGAGAAGTTAGAGAATCAATTGCAGATAATGAAAGaggaattaaatacaaaatcagcaattttaaataaaaaagaaaatgatttaattactttacaGAAACATTATGATGAATTACAAACAGAATTCAAAGAGGTAATAGAAACACTTTCTAGagacaaatatttctatcaaaatcaatatgaATTATCACGAGTAtcagagaataaaataaagaaagatcttcaagaaatagaaaatgttttgaaattaaaagatgaagaaatacAAGATCATAAGAACAAAATGCAAatgaatgaaagaattataatggagctgaattcagaaaatattaaattgaagaaaaatatagaagagaAGGAACAAGAATTAGAACAGACACGGAAATATACTACTTTGCTTCATGAGAAGATAAAAGAAGTGCAAAATTTTAGAGATATAATTCTTGATAAAGATATTACCATTGAAACAATTCAAACTCGCAATATTgaaatcgaaaatgaaaacaaacaaTTATACGAATTTAAGACCAAATATCAATCGATTAAACAAGAATTATTAGAATGTCAAACCGAAATTCAGAGACTGACTGAAGGTCTAAACAACAGAGATCAGATTATTAGAAGATTAGAAGAAATGGCTAGACGCACTAGCGTGTCAGAAACATCATCACCATCTAATGAAAAGGATCAAGAAATTCATCATTtgcaagaatatttaaaagaaaaagataaaatgataagACAAATGAATGATGATGGTAAGAATTTACACAAAGCtttagaaattatacaaaataaaatgaaagaatctgGAAATGTAGTGGAGTTGAGAAAAAAGTTAAAGGATGAAAAGAAGTTAACTGCTGAGTTAAGAGATATGGTGGACAAAATGAGCAAAGAGTTgtctgatttaaaattaattgcgc AACGATCACAGGATGATACTGATATTGAAGACATGGTAcaaagagaattaaatttatcagttCATTTAGACAAACAAATCATGAACGCCATTGAAAGTGACACAAAGACACATAAAACTGAATGTGAAAAACAACATAATTCTGCTCCATATCAGgatatggaattaaaattaaaactaattcaAGCTAACAAGATCaatgaagaattgaaaaaattgaaagacgatttggaaattgaaagagaaatgCTTAAATGTCAGATAGCGGAATATGAAAATCGTATCTTCCAGCTTAAATCAGATTTGACAGAAGAATCAAAGAAAGTTGTGAAATTAGATGATGAATTATCTtctgagaaaaaattaatgagaatgttaaagattgaaattgaaaaagaacatAGAACAATGCAAATTGAACATATCCGGAATTCAgaattaatagattttcttcaaaataaacaaaaaaattctttagatAATGAGGCAAAgcttaaaaatgaattgaactTACTACGACaggaatacaaaaatttagaaatgcaATTGAGTTTGATGAAAGAACATGTACAATCCCAGAAAGCCGATGACTTACCGAAATTAACAGATCTtttggaaaatgaaagaaagaaatatctattattaatggaaaactttgaaaaagaagaaaaaaataatgtagagCTCAAAgatactttgaaaaaattacaaatagagAAGAATCGTATTGAGAAACAACTTGAagtagaggaagaaaaaaaagagaatttaataagtaatttgattttaatagagGGAACCAAAGATCATTTGCAAACTGATCTCAGGCGTACCAAAGAAGAACTAAaagcaaaagaagaagaatgtgAATGGTTACAGAAAAGAATCAAGACCATGTCTGATGCAGAAACTAGAAGACAGGAAAGAAGTACTTCTGAACACAATGATCTTAAAGCTtcaagaagagaaattaataatgctaGAGAA ATGGATCTAGAAGCCGATATGAAGCAGTTAAAAAGAGAATTGACAGAATCCCTTGAACGTGAGGTAAAATTAACTGAAACTATGGAAACTcttaaagaaagagaaagtgatctaattaaaaaactgaCTACTGCCaaagatgaagaaaagaaCTTAAAAGATGTGATCACTGAGTTACAGCAAGACATAAAAACATACACGATAAGAGAATTAGAATTAacgaaagaattgaaaaataggtTCTCAAACGAAAATGTTCCTGCTAAATTCTTACAGAAGATTGAa gATCTTACGAATatcaacgaaaaatatttgacagAGAAAACTATTCTTCaggagaaattaatgaaagcaagggaagaaaaagaacaattaaatcaacgaattaaattacttGAAAGTCAAGTGAAACGAAGTAAAGTACCTCAAGATTTAAACACTCGAGAACATAcagaaaaa ttGCAACATTTTTATGGGAAATTTCTGCGAGCAGATAGCAGACGAAAGGCTCTAGCTTATCAGAAAcgctatttattatctattgttGGCGGCTATCAATTGTCTGAAGAAAATACTTTATCTGTACTTGCTCAATTGACTAAAGTGCAACGATCCTATGCAGTAATAGGTCGCAATAAGAAATCGCCAAAAGTACGTTTTAGAAGTGCAGTACTTGTTGTGATTAGTATTTGTAGAATGAAATGGTTGATTGTGAGATGGAACACTGGCAAACGAATAGGcgtaaaaacattattatggAATATAGATCAATCTTTTTTACCAATTCAGAAAACCGCTATGAATCATTCACCTCCTGTTCGAGATAAAAACACTTCAAA CGGAGATGGTGGTTTCGATGGATTTACACTTGAACAGTATTATcaacgtttgaaaaatattcaacagaAATTGGGTTTAGCCATGGCAGAAACTGGAAATCTTCAAATTATTCCAGAATAG